One stretch of Streptococcus australis DNA includes these proteins:
- a CDS encoding acetyl-CoA C-acetyltransferase produces the protein MKDVVIVSAVRTPLGSFGGSLKDISAVDLGSLVIKSALEKANIKPEQVDEVIMGNVLGAGLGQNVARQMSIHAGLPEFTPAFTINKVCGSGLKAVQLAAQAIQCGDADIVVAGGAENMSQAPYVLPSFRWGGRMGDSKVVDTMIKDGLSDAFNEYHMGITAENVAEKYGISRDDQDALALESQKRAVAAIESGRFKEEIVPVVIPQRKGDPIVFDTDEFPRKDASLESLSKLGPVFKKDGSVTAGNASGINDGAAAVLVMSAEKAEELGLPVIARIRSYASAGLDPKVMGCGPIYATRKALEKGNLTVDDLDLIESNEAFAAQACAVGKTLGFNTDIVNVNGGAIALGHPIGASGCRILVTLVHEMMKRDAKTGLATLCIGGGMGTALIVER, from the coding sequence ATGAAAGACGTAGTTATTGTTTCGGCAGTGCGAACACCTTTAGGTTCCTTTGGTGGGAGTTTAAAGGATATTTCTGCTGTTGATTTGGGATCTTTGGTCATTAAGAGTGCTTTGGAAAAAGCAAATATTAAACCAGAGCAGGTAGACGAAGTGATTATGGGAAATGTCCTAGGCGCAGGTTTAGGCCAAAACGTGGCGCGCCAAATGAGTATTCATGCTGGGCTTCCTGAATTTACACCAGCCTTTACCATTAATAAGGTTTGTGGTTCCGGTTTGAAGGCAGTGCAGTTAGCTGCTCAAGCGATTCAGTGCGGAGATGCAGATATTGTCGTGGCTGGTGGTGCAGAAAACATGAGCCAGGCTCCATATGTTTTGCCAAGCTTCCGTTGGGGTGGCCGTATGGGAGATTCGAAAGTGGTAGATACCATGATTAAGGACGGTTTGTCTGATGCCTTTAACGAATACCATATGGGGATTACAGCTGAGAATGTGGCCGAAAAATATGGTATTAGCCGGGATGATCAAGATGCGCTTGCTTTGGAATCACAGAAACGAGCAGTGGCGGCTATAGAATCTGGACGCTTTAAGGAAGAGATAGTTCCGGTGGTCATTCCTCAACGTAAAGGCGATCCTATCGTCTTTGATACAGATGAATTTCCTAGAAAAGATGCTAGCTTGGAGAGTTTGTCTAAGCTAGGTCCTGTTTTCAAAAAAGACGGTTCTGTTACAGCGGGGAATGCCTCGGGTATCAATGACGGAGCGGCGGCTGTCTTGGTCATGAGTGCTGAAAAAGCTGAAGAATTGGGACTTCCAGTCATTGCTCGCATTCGTTCGTATGCAAGTGCAGGTTTGGATCCTAAGGTTATGGGATGTGGACCGATTTATGCGACTCGCAAAGCTCTTGAAAAAGGCAATTTGACAGTTGATGATCTCGACTTGATTGAGTCAAATGAAGCCTTTGCTGCTCAGGCTTGTGCGGTTGGGAAAACACTTGGCTTTAACACCGATATTGTCAATGTCAATGGTGGCGCGATAGCTCTTGGTCACCCAATTGGGGCTTCAGGTTGCCGTATCCTAGTGACTCTGGTACATGAGATGATGAAACGTGATGCTAAGACTGGTTTAGCAACTCTCTGTATCGGAGGAGGGATGGGAACAGCCCTCATCGTTGAACGTTAA
- the hpf gene encoding ribosome hibernation-promoting factor, HPF/YfiA family, whose protein sequence is MIKYSIRGENLEVTEAIRNYVVSKLEKIEKYFQPEQELDARVNLKVYREKTAKVEVTIPLGSITLRAEDISQDMYGSIDLVTDKIERQIRKNKTKIERKNKNKVATSQLFTDALVEDANVVQPKVVRSKQIDLKPMDLEEALLQMDLLGHDFFIYVDVEDQTTNVLYRREDGEVGLLEVKES, encoded by the coding sequence ATGATTAAATATAGTATCCGTGGTGAAAACCTAGAAGTAACAGAAGCAATTCGCAATTATGTAGTTTCTAAACTCGAAAAGATCGAAAAATATTTTCAACCTGAACAAGAGTTGGATGCACGTGTCAACTTGAAAGTTTACCGTGAAAAAACAGCAAAAGTTGAAGTAACAATTCCACTTGGCTCAATTACTCTTCGTGCAGAAGATATTTCTCAAGATATGTATGGTTCTATTGATCTTGTAACAGATAAAATTGAACGCCAGATTCGAAAAAATAAAACAAAAATCGAACGCAAGAATAAAAATAAGGTTGCAACAAGCCAACTCTTTACAGATGCTCTAGTTGAAGATGCAAATGTTGTGCAGCCAAAAGTGGTTCGTTCAAAACAAATTGACTTAAAACCAATGGATTTGGAAGAAGCGCTTCTTCAAATGGATTTGTTGGGACATGATTTCTTTATCTATGTAGACGTAGAAGATCAAACAACTAATGTTTTGTATCGTCGTGAAGATGGTGAAGTTGGTTTGCTAGAAGTTAAGGAATCATAA